One region of Macadamia integrifolia cultivar HAES 741 chromosome 11, SCU_Mint_v3, whole genome shotgun sequence genomic DNA includes:
- the LOC122093142 gene encoding (S)-2-hydroxy-acid oxidase GLO1-like encodes MEITNVSEYEAIAKVKLPKMVYDYYSSGAEDQWTLRENRNAFSRILIRPRILIDVSKIDLTTTVLGFKISMPIMIAPTAMQKMAHPEGEYATARAASTAGTIMTLSSGATSSVEEVASTGPGIRFFQLYVYKDRNVVSQLVRRAESAGFKAIALTVDTPRLGRRESDIKNRFSLPPFLTLKNFEGLDLGKMDKTDGSGLASFVAGQVDRSLSWKDVKWLQTITSLPILVKGVVTAEDTILAIQNGAAGIIVSNHGARQLDYSPATIMALEEVVKAAQGRVPVFLDGGVRRGTDVFKALALGASGIFIGRPVVFALAADGEAGVRKVLQMLRDEFELTMALSGCRSLQEITRNHIVTERDQPRPFPTPRL; translated from the exons ATGGAGATAACCAATGTTTCCGAGTATGAGGCCATTGCAAAGGTGAAGTTGCCAAAGATGGTTTATGACTACTACTCATCAGGTGCAGAGGACCAGTGGACTCTTCGGGAGAACAGAAATGCATTCTCCAGGATTCT GATTCGACCTCGTATTCTTATTGATGTGAGCAAGATAGACCTGACCACTACTGTCTTGGGCTTCAAAATATCAATGCCCATTATGATTGCTCCAACTGCCATGCAAAAAATGGCACATCCTGAAG GAGAGTATGCAACAGCAAGAGCAGCATCAACAGCTGGCACAATTATG ACATTATCCTCAGGGGCTACCTCAAGTGTTGAAGAGGTTGCTTCTACAGGGCCTGGAATTCGCTTTTTCCAGCTTTAT GTATACAAAGACAGGAATGTAGTTTCACAACTTGTAAGAAGAGCTGAAAGTGCTGGTTTTAAGGCAATTGCCCTCACTGTTGATACTCCAAGACTGGGTCGCAGGGAATCTGATATAAAAAACAG GTTCTCTTTACCGCCATTCTTGACATTGAAGAATTTTGAGGGATTGGACCTTGGCAAGATGGATAAG ACAGATGGCTCTGGACTTGCTTCATTCGTTGCTGGTCAAGTTGATCGATCTTTGAGCTGGAAG GATGTGAAGTGGCTTCAGACAATCACTTCGTTACCAATTTTAGTGAAAGGTGTAGTAACTGCAGAGGATA CGATTTTAGCCATACAAAATGGAGCAGCAGGTATCATTGTGTCCAATCATGGAGCACGTCAACTTGATTATTCCCCTGCCACTATCATGGCTCTGGAGGAG gtTGTTAAAGCTGCACAAGGCCGAGTTCCTGTTTTCCTGGATGGTGGGGTCCGGCGTGGGACAGATGTCTTCAAAGCATTGGCGCTTGGAGCATCTGGAATATTT ATTGGAAGGCCTGTTGTCTTCGCTTTGGCTGCTGATGGTGAGGCTGGTGTAAGAAAGGTACTCCAAATGCTTCGCGATGAGTTTGAGCTTACTATGGCATTAAGCGGATGCCGTTCACTCCAGGAGATCACTCGTAACCATATTGTTACGGAAAGGGACCAACCTCGTCCTTTCCCTACCCCAAGGTTATAA